The following DNA comes from Magnolia sinica isolate HGM2019 chromosome 18, MsV1, whole genome shotgun sequence.
cccacctaatgaatggcccatcTCTGTTATATTTGCGCGATTCATGCTAATCACTTCTCTAACTTGATTGCTTCAATGAAATCGTTGAAATTCTTAAACGAAGATCCTCCTTCGGCAACATTCTTTCGGGCAGTCTGCTTGAGCTCTAAAGATCTCGCTCTTATACCCTCATCACCAAGCAATTCATCCAGCTTTCCCTTAATCTCTTCTCTTGGTATGATCCCACTGGAATAGTGTTTCAGGTGCAACCCAACCTTCCAaacatcagaaatgtatatttgGTTTTGGAGCTGGTCACAAAAGTAAGGCCAGCATAAGAAAGGAACTCCATTACTTATCCCCTCCATGATCGAGTTCCACCCGCAATGAGTCAAGAAGCAGGAAATCGAAGGGTGGGCCAGCACCTTTTGTTGAGGTGACCATCCAACAATTCGCCCACGACCCGCGACTCTAGCTTCAAAGCCATCTGGGTAGGCATCCAATAGTCCGTCGGTGAGGTCTGGCCGCACTACCCATAGGAATGAACGATTGGAAAGTTCGAGTCCAAGTGCCAGTTCGTGGAATTGACGTCGGTTGAAGATAGTAAAGCTGCCAAAGGCAATGTAGACTACTGAGCGGGAAGGCTGTTCGTCAAGCCAGCTTAGGCAAGTGGGGTGTTGAGGCCAGAAGTTCCCTTCGAGCCGCCCAAGCCGTCTTCCTGCTAGAAGAGGGCCGATGAGCCTAATGTTTGGAACCAACTCACAGGCGGATGGCTCAATCTCGTAGAATGAGTTGCAAAGAAGCCAGTCGGCCAATTTGGCAGCTTGGGTGCATTCGTGTAAGTATCGGAAGAGGGACCGTTGCGCGTCACGGTCACCGACGAAGAGCCACACTAGCTGAGTGGTGTTGAACTCTGGCATGGTTGGGGAGAGCTTGATCATTTGCTGTGTTGTTGGAAATCCTGCGAAATATTCAATCACGGTTAGGATCTATTACATATATAGAGATTTTATTTTCAAGGATATTTGTTCAAGTGGGGCCCTCCATCATGGCTACCATGTCAGGCATAGTTCCCATAGTTGGATGTCAAGCATGCAaggaatctggaccattcatcacgtGGTATAAAATATAAGCATAGCATATTAGAGAAATCAGGGCAGTAAACTCATCAACAGCAGCACACATAGATTTAAGTGAGCCACGTATGTAAACTGAATTTAGTTATTGaaaccaaacaaacaaacaaacaaacaaacaaacgctGAATTTGGATAATTGGACTTTTAGTTGTTAACACGTAAAATATTAAAAACAATCAAAGTAATCAGAAAATTAGCCGTCCACATTACATGTAATATTTTGATGGGCATAGTAGTCAATTAGCCACttgatttttaaataaaaaaccaTTTACACATTCTCTAGGAGTGATGTCaggttatttttttgaaaaagataattcatatataaacagTGCTCAACAGCCAGCATATACATTCTGGCCAGTCCTAGCAAGAAATAAAGCTACGGCCCACCTATCATACCCCGAACAAATAACACCCCCAAACACTAAATGAGGCCCTGGCCTCAATGATGCTCCCCCCTGATATAGGAAcaatttcttattcttttttatttttatttatatttttttaattcaaaaggaATTGTAACCTCCACCATAGCTAAAACCCACCAACAAACAAAAAATTAACAAAACACTATCCTTGAGATCTCGTTAGTcaaattgagttgactcagttgagcTGAGTTGATGATTTAAGTTTAGAATTATATTTCCACCTACTTGGGCTTTAATATATTGCTACTCATCAGACGGTTTTGGACCACTGAGGGCTGATGCATATGTATCATTTATGAACAAATCCGGTCTACACCGTGCGGCCCATAATTTAAACTTTGTTATTAATTGCATGAATAGAAAACCAGcaagataatttttattttcagcacTCGAGCAAACTTGAAAATCTTAAAGAAAGTGAATTTCGAAATGACTTGCCTAGTTTCTATACTATGGTCTTACCGTCCGTGTCGATGATTCTGTCCTCGATCAGCTTCGGAATGTGAAACAGTAAGGCACAAAAGCTCACTGGCAAACCGCAGCTGCTCGGATCCCCATCTTCACAGCAACTTCCACTGCCCATCCTATGGTCCCGTCTGCAATGATGCATGAGATCTTATCATGATCAGACTCATTGATCTTACGAATCAGCGCTTCTAAACCATGGGGCATGACACGTGAAATACTCTCACATTGCTTGC
Coding sequences within:
- the LOC131233505 gene encoding UDP-glycosyltransferase 83A1-like — translated: MHHCRRDHRMGSGSCCEDGDPSSCGLPVSFCALLFHIPKLIEDRIIDTDGFPTTQQMIKLSPTMPEFNTTQLVWLFVGDRDAQRSLFRYLHECTQAAKLADWLLCNSFYEIEPSACELVPNIRLIGPLLAGRRLGRLEGNFWPQHPTCLSWLDEQPSRSVVYIAFGSFTIFNRRQFHELALGLELSNRSFLWVVRPDLTDGLLDAYPDGFEARVAGRGRIVGWSPQQKVLAHPSISCFLTHCGWNSIMEGISNGVPFLCWPYFCDQLQNQIYISDVWKVGLHLKHYSSGIIPREEIKGKLDELLGDEGIRARSLELKQTARKNVAEGGSSFKNFNDFIEAIKLEK